Proteins co-encoded in one Arachis hypogaea cultivar Tifrunner chromosome 11, arahy.Tifrunner.gnm2.J5K5, whole genome shotgun sequence genomic window:
- the LOC112722895 gene encoding uncharacterized protein, whose translation MAKTTTPNATTSFQVIKPELYAHSPVHYAVALGDHTTLSRIISNLPRLPDPSLIHTESDSLAQERVADQIAAVLDRRDVPNRETPLHLAVRLNDLYAARALATAGADVSLQNSSGWNALQEALCRRASEIALVLLRLHHRNAWSKWRRRLPRVIAALRRMRDFYMEISFHFESSVIPFVGKIAPSDTYKIWKRDGNLRADTSLAGFDGLKIQRADQSFLFLGDGDHVHDVPCGSLLVLNRDERKIFDAFENAGGPMNESEVAGFCAQTSVYRPGMDVTKAELVGRTNWRRQEKTESVGEWKAKVYEVHNVIFSFRSRKVAGVDSDVAGSEQVLPLELDEDEDGFLVAENPSFGFPMPDKRRHSSFVREEREWVPLGRKSVDLPSLAAPPPRRSSSSLSVAAPPQTKEKETVRSLRPSLWLTEQFPLKTEELLPLLDILANKVKAVRRLRDLLTTKFPPGTFPVKVAIPVVPTVRVVITFTKFVELQPLEQFYTPFSSPRHLVSAEKDDQQQKQESRKSFSSSSSSAATAWLRRNNSHSGSKQQQRNCSSSALDSDPFAIPAGYTWTSVEDKSRKMNKSKSVRKSK comes from the exons ATGGCGAAGACCACTACTCCTAATGCAACGACGTCGTTTCAAGTGATCAAACCGGAACTCTACGCACATAGTCCAGTCCACTACGCCGTCGCTTTGGGCGACCACACCACACTTTCTAGAATCATCTCAAACCTTCCGCGCCTCCCCGATCCTTCCCTAATTCATACTGAATCTGACTCGCTTGCTCAGGAACGAGTCGCCGACCAGATTGCCGCCGTTCTAGACCGCCGCGACGTCCCCAATCGTGAAACGCCTCTACACCTAGCTGTTCGCCTCAACGACCTCTACGCCGCCCGCGCACTCGCCACCGCTGGCGCCGATGTTTCGCTCCAGAATTCATCTGGCTGGAACGCACTCCAAGAAGCGCTCTGTCGCCGCGCCTCCGAGATCGCGCTCGTTCTCCTCCGCCTACATCACCGTAACGCGTGGTCCAAGTGGCGCCGCCGCCTCCCCCGTGTCATCGCCGCTCTCCGCCGCATGCGTGACTTCTACATGGAGATCTCTTTCCACTTCGAGAGTTCTGTTATTCCCTTCGTAGGCAAGATTGCTCCATCCGATACCTACAAGATCTGGAAGCGCGACGGAAACCTCCGCGCGGATACCTCCCTCGCTGGCTTCGACGGCCTCAAGATCCAGCGCGCCGATCAGAGCTTCCTCTTCCTCGGCGATGGCGATCACGTGCACGACGTTCCCTGTGGATCGCTTCTCGTTCTGAACCGCGACGAACGCAAGATCTTCGACGCATTCGAGAACGCAGGAGGACCGATGAACGAGTCCGAAGTAGCTGGATTCTGCGCGCAGACTAGCGTTTACCGTCCCGGCATGGACGTCACGAAGGCGGAGCTGGTAGGAAGGACGAATTGGAGGCGACAGGAGAAGACGGAGAGCGTTGGAGAGTGGAAAGCTAAGGTGTACGAAGTGCATAACGTCATCTTCAGTTTCCGGTCACGGAAAGTTGCCGGCGTAGACTCTGACGTTGCAGGGAGTGAACAGGTACTGCCATTGGAGCTGGACGAAGATGAAGACGGTTTTCTAGTTGCAGAGAATCCAAGCTTCGGGTTCCCAATGCCGGACAAGAGAAGGCACAGTAGCTTCGTTCGTGAAGAGAGGGAGTGGGTTCCCCTCGGGAGGAAAAGCGTGGACCTACCGTCGCTGGCGGCTCCTCCTCCAAGAAGGTCATCGTCGAGTTTAAGCGTAGCGGCGCCGCCTCAGACTAAGGAGAAAGAGACGGTGAGGAGTCTGCGGCCTTCATTGTGGCTGACGGAGCAGTTTCCGTTGAAGACGGAGGAGCTGCTGCCGTTGCTGGACATTCTGGCCAACAAAGTCAAAGCGGTGAGAAGGCTCAGAGATTTACTCACAACCAAGTTTCCACCGGGAACGTTCCCCGTAAAG GTGGCTATACCGGTTGTCCCTACGGTGAGGGTGGTGATAACGTTCACAAAGTTCGTGGAGCTTCAACCTTTGGAGCAATTCTACACTCCGTTCTCGAGTCCTAGGCATTTGGTGAGTGCGGAAAAAGATGATCAACAACAGAAACAAGAAAGCCGCAAGtcattctcctcctcctcctcatcggcAGCAACCGCGTGGCTGAGACGAAATAATAGCCATTCGGGTAGTAAGCAGCAGCAACGAAATTGTTCTTCGTCGGCATTAGATTCGGACCCTTTTGCCATTCCCGCAGGATACACATGGACCAGCGTGGAAGACAAATCGCGGAAAATGAACAAGTCCAAGTCTGTGAGGAAGTCCAAGTAA
- the LOC112722896 gene encoding autophagy-related protein 8C codes for MAKSSFKLEHPLERRQAEAGRIREKYPDRIPVIVEKAERSDIPDIDKKKYLVPADLTVGQFVYVVRKRIKLSAEKAIFVFINNTLPPTAALMSAIYEENKDDDGFLYMTYSGENTFGSH; via the exons ATGGCCAAAAGCTCCTTCAAGCTCGAACATCCATTAG aAAGAAGGCAGGCTGAAGCTGGCCGCATTAGAGAGAAGTATCCTGACAGAATTCCA GTGATTGTGGAGAAAGCCGAAAGAAGTGACATTCCTGACATTGATAAGAAGAA GTACCTAGTTCCAGCTGATTTGACTGTTGGTCAGTTTGTTTATGTTGTTCGTAAAAGGATTAAGCTCAGTGCAGAGAAGGCTATATTTGTTTTCATCAATAATACTCTACCCCCAACTG CTGCCTTGATGTCTGCTATTTATGAGGAAAACAAGGATGATGATGGCTTTCTCTACATGACTTACAGTGGAGAGAACACCTTTGGATCTCACTAG